A genomic stretch from Helianthus annuus cultivar XRQ/B chromosome 1, HanXRQr2.0-SUNRISE, whole genome shotgun sequence includes:
- the LOC110895368 gene encoding protein SIEL isoform X2: MLNPKHPLKPFHPIPCSSSTSMEQNLLSSFTQTLKNHSKPSLKPLCIARSLITNPSTTNQTISSIIQTLTSNPHLPLHHLTTLLSQISLTHPHFSPTITTLLHSLLTRPAAVPPRAATLALSTLVSLPPASDYSDMVTAEGLFLSLCFGSSVPVRHRLLLDAERYDVRPSILLTVFLGFAQDPYPNVRRDALDGLIGLCNRIVVEDRGMIEGCYLRGVELFADTDDCVRCSSVRMVSEWGKLLVANSDDKSKRDLSDALYVQLCSMVRDMSMNVRVEAFNALGKAGMASQYLLMQTLSKKVLDEVKYPGQLSGKLFRSRALSAAGAFLHGLEDEFYQVRSSACYSLRMPAIVSADLAEKVVGLLMDVLNDDSTVVRLQALETMHHIAVFGNLKVQEMHMHMFLGTLVDMNSPVRFTSRKVLRLTKFDNMPMFKLAVDSLIHSLKIYPHDEPDVLSVVFEIGRNHRSFAVSITEETFLEMEPSTASNWDFDSSKTAAMLTLAISAPLSHEKQQHSNIIPPAIFSYAVTMLGRISNGLTEVMDQATLLSYLSHCSTSTGPHPVEVKDDLTMENCRISVSHAVDPLQPHDEEYKVVKLVLSNIAEIWQPMLKLGCTSELLAALRCWKEELTTHITDSRQSSSVLTFTLQYLHVVKLLSKAWWHVMRPSDEAGELGYILQKLETKLRGLRYRFIGLSKEDELHIEELTLVVSTLRLSTYDPRIREPALKKLLNYKEASTEPSRFLTELKNTLQKDESDIYRFHKPLELFTLKKLVLSRDLRHTRAEVEIQDNDWLKPFPFVAGLPVGIPLNIKLHNTPLESKLWLKMSCSKDAVDYVFIDLKQFEGMECEDVTCCRGHGCGGPNHELVYLCKEKQVFFSMVNK; encoded by the exons ATGTTAAACCCAAAGCACCCCTTGAAACCCTTCCACCCGATACCTTGTTCGTCCTCAACCTCCATGGAGCAAAACCTTCTCTCCAGTTTCACCCAAACCCTGAAAAACCACTCAAAACCCTCTCTAAAACCCTTGTGCATAGCCAGATCTCTAATCACAAACCCCTCAACCACCAATCAAACCATCTCCTCCATCATCCAAACCCTAACATCCAACCCCCATCTCCCCCTCCACCATCTCACCACTCTCCTCTCCCAAATCTCCCTCACCCACCCCCATTTCTCCCCCACCATCACCACCCTCCTCCACTCCCTCCTCACCCGCCCCGCCGCCGTTCCCCCACGCGCCGCCACACTCGCGCTCTCCACACTTGTTTCTTTACCTCCGGCGTCGGATTATTCCGATATGGTTACGGCGGAGGGACTGTTTTTGTCGTTATGCTTTGGTTCGTCGGTGCCGGTGAGGCACAGGCTGTTACTGGATGCGGAGAGATATGACGTCAGGCCGTCGATTCTGCTGACGGTGTTTTTAGGGTTTGCGCAGGATCCGTATCCGAATGTGAGGAGAGATGCGTTGGATGGTTTGATTGGTTTATGTAATCGAATTGTTGTTGAAGATCGAGGGATGATTGAAGGATGTTATTTACGTGGTGTTGAATTGTTTGCTGATACGGATGACTGTGTTAGATGTTCATCTGTTCGTATG GTAAGCGAATGGGGGAAACTTCTTGTGGCAAATAGTGATGATAAAAGCAAAAGAGACTTGTCAGATGCATTGTATGTACAG CTCTGTTCAATGGTGAGGGACATGAGTATGAACGTCAGAGTAGAAGCGTTTAATGCGCTGGGGAAAGCAGGAATGGCGTCCCAGTATCTTCTTATGCAAACTCTCTCTAAGAAAGTCTTAGATGAAGTTAAATATCCTGGTCAACTCTCAGGAAAACTTTTCCGTTCACGAGCATTAAGTGCTGCTGGAGCTTTTTTACATGggttggaggatgagttttatcag GTAAGGAGTTCTGCATGCTATTCTTTGAGGATGCCTGCCATTGTTTCCGCTGATTTAGCTGAAAAAGTTGTAGGTTTATTGATGGATGtgttgaatgatgattcaactgTCGTTCGATTGCAAGCTCTGGAAACCATGCATCACATAGCAGTTTTTGGCAACCTAAAAGTGCAAGAAATGCACATGCACATG TTTCTTGGAACTCTAGTTGACATGAACTCACCGGTAAGATTTACATCAAGAAAAGTTCTTCGGTTAACCAAGTTTGATAACATGCCTATGTTTAAATTAGCCGTTGACAGCCTAATACACAGTCTCAAAATTTATCCACAC GATGAACCGGATGTTCTCTCTGTCGTATTTGAAATTGGTCGAAATCACAGAAGTTTTGCGGTCAGCATCACTGAGGAAACCTTTTTAGAG ATGGAACCTTCTACCGCAAGCAATTGGGACTTCGACAGCTCAAAAACCGCTGCAATGCTCACATTAGCCATCTCTGCTCCACTCTCCCATGAAAAGCAGCAGCATTCGAACATCATACCGCCAGCAATATTTTCTTACGCGGTTACAATGCTCGGAAGAATTTCTAATGGATTGACGGAAGTAATGGACCAGGCGACACTATTGTCTTATTTGTCACATTGTAGTACATCTACTGGACCCCACCCTGTAGAGGTCAAAGATGACTTGACAATGGAGAACTGTCGAATATCGGTTTCTCATGCGGTTGACCCGCTTCAACCACATGATGAAGAGTATAAAGTTGTAAAGCTTGTTCTTTCTAATATTGCGGAAATATGGCAGCCTATGTTAAAGCTCGGATGCACAAGTGAATTGCTTGCGGCTCTGAG GTGTTGGAAGGAAGAGCTAACAACCCATATTACGGATTCACGTCAATCCTCCTCTGTTTTAACGTTCACTTTACAATATCTTCATGTCGTGAAACTACTTTCCAAAGCATGGTGGCACGTTATGCGCCCGTCTGACGAGGCCGGTGAATTGGGATATATTTTACAAAAATTAGAGACAAAGCTCAGAGGTTTAAGATATCGGTTTATCGGGTTGAGTAAAGAAGATGAGTTGCACATTGAGGAGTTGACACTCGTCGTCAGTACACTCAGATTATCAACTTATGATCCCCGAATTCGTGAGCCTGCTCTGAAGAAACTGCTAAATTACAAAGAAGCATCAACGGAACCTTCTAGATTCTTAACCGAACTAAAGAATACACTGCAAAAAGACGAGAGTGACATATATCGTTTCCACAAACCACTCGAGTTATTCACGTTAAAGAAACTTGTATTATCTCGAGACTTGAGACACACGAGGGCGGAAGTGGAAATCCAGGACAATGATTGGCTAAAACCCTTTCCTTTTGTGGCGGGACTACCCGTTGGAATACCGTTGAATATAAAGCTACATAACACACCGCTTGAGAGTAAGTTGTGGTTGAAGATGTCATGTTCGAAAGACGCTGTTGATTATGTGTTCATTGATTTGAAACAGTTTGAAG GCATGGAATGTGAGGATGTTACTTGTTGTAGAGGTCATGGCTGTGGTGGGCCAAATCATGAGCTTGTCTACCTTTGCAAGGAAAAACAAGTGTTCTTTTCTATGGTTAATAAATAG
- the LOC110895368 gene encoding protein SIEL isoform X1, translating into MLNPKHPLKPFHPIPCSSSTSMEQNLLSSFTQTLKNHSKPSLKPLCIARSLITNPSTTNQTISSIIQTLTSNPHLPLHHLTTLLSQISLTHPHFSPTITTLLHSLLTRPAAVPPRAATLALSTLVSLPPASDYSDMVTAEGLFLSLCFGSSVPVRHRLLLDAERYDVRPSILLTVFLGFAQDPYPNVRRDALDGLIGLCNRIVVEDRGMIEGCYLRGVELFADTDDCVRCSSVRMVSEWGKLLVANSDDKSKRDLSDALYVQLCSMVRDMSMNVRVEAFNALGKAGMASQYLLMQTLSKKVLDEVKYPGQLSGKLFRSRALSAAGAFLHGLEDEFYQVRSSACYSLRMPAIVSADLAEKVVGLLMDVLNDDSTVVRLQALETMHHIAVFGNLKVQEMHMHMFLGTLVDMNSPVRFTSRKVLRLTKFDNMPMFKLAVDSLIHSLKIYPHDEPDVLSVVFEIGRNHRSFAVSITEETFLEMEPSTASNWDFDSSKTAAMLTLAISAPLSHEKQQHSNIIPPAIFSYAVTMLGRISNGLTEVMDQATLLSYLSHCSTSTGPHPVEVKDDLTMENCRISVSHAVDPLQPHDEEYKVVKLVLSNIAEIWQPMLKLGCTSELLAALRCWKEELTTHITDSRQSSSVLTFTLQYLHVVKLLSKAWWHVMRPSDEAGELGYILQKLETKLRGLRYRFIGLSKEDELHIEELTLVVSTLRLSTYDPRIREPALKKLLNYKEASTEPSRFLTELKNTLQKDESDIYRFHKPLELFTLKKLVLSRDLRHTRAEVEIQDNDWLKPFPFVAGLPVGIPLNIKLHNTPLESKLWLKMSCSKDAVDYVFIDLKQFEGSDEIREYRFIAPFYKTPKVNSFMLLLCIGMECEDVTCCRGHGCGGPNHELVYLCKEKQVFFSMVNK; encoded by the exons ATGTTAAACCCAAAGCACCCCTTGAAACCCTTCCACCCGATACCTTGTTCGTCCTCAACCTCCATGGAGCAAAACCTTCTCTCCAGTTTCACCCAAACCCTGAAAAACCACTCAAAACCCTCTCTAAAACCCTTGTGCATAGCCAGATCTCTAATCACAAACCCCTCAACCACCAATCAAACCATCTCCTCCATCATCCAAACCCTAACATCCAACCCCCATCTCCCCCTCCACCATCTCACCACTCTCCTCTCCCAAATCTCCCTCACCCACCCCCATTTCTCCCCCACCATCACCACCCTCCTCCACTCCCTCCTCACCCGCCCCGCCGCCGTTCCCCCACGCGCCGCCACACTCGCGCTCTCCACACTTGTTTCTTTACCTCCGGCGTCGGATTATTCCGATATGGTTACGGCGGAGGGACTGTTTTTGTCGTTATGCTTTGGTTCGTCGGTGCCGGTGAGGCACAGGCTGTTACTGGATGCGGAGAGATATGACGTCAGGCCGTCGATTCTGCTGACGGTGTTTTTAGGGTTTGCGCAGGATCCGTATCCGAATGTGAGGAGAGATGCGTTGGATGGTTTGATTGGTTTATGTAATCGAATTGTTGTTGAAGATCGAGGGATGATTGAAGGATGTTATTTACGTGGTGTTGAATTGTTTGCTGATACGGATGACTGTGTTAGATGTTCATCTGTTCGTATG GTAAGCGAATGGGGGAAACTTCTTGTGGCAAATAGTGATGATAAAAGCAAAAGAGACTTGTCAGATGCATTGTATGTACAG CTCTGTTCAATGGTGAGGGACATGAGTATGAACGTCAGAGTAGAAGCGTTTAATGCGCTGGGGAAAGCAGGAATGGCGTCCCAGTATCTTCTTATGCAAACTCTCTCTAAGAAAGTCTTAGATGAAGTTAAATATCCTGGTCAACTCTCAGGAAAACTTTTCCGTTCACGAGCATTAAGTGCTGCTGGAGCTTTTTTACATGggttggaggatgagttttatcag GTAAGGAGTTCTGCATGCTATTCTTTGAGGATGCCTGCCATTGTTTCCGCTGATTTAGCTGAAAAAGTTGTAGGTTTATTGATGGATGtgttgaatgatgattcaactgTCGTTCGATTGCAAGCTCTGGAAACCATGCATCACATAGCAGTTTTTGGCAACCTAAAAGTGCAAGAAATGCACATGCACATG TTTCTTGGAACTCTAGTTGACATGAACTCACCGGTAAGATTTACATCAAGAAAAGTTCTTCGGTTAACCAAGTTTGATAACATGCCTATGTTTAAATTAGCCGTTGACAGCCTAATACACAGTCTCAAAATTTATCCACAC GATGAACCGGATGTTCTCTCTGTCGTATTTGAAATTGGTCGAAATCACAGAAGTTTTGCGGTCAGCATCACTGAGGAAACCTTTTTAGAG ATGGAACCTTCTACCGCAAGCAATTGGGACTTCGACAGCTCAAAAACCGCTGCAATGCTCACATTAGCCATCTCTGCTCCACTCTCCCATGAAAAGCAGCAGCATTCGAACATCATACCGCCAGCAATATTTTCTTACGCGGTTACAATGCTCGGAAGAATTTCTAATGGATTGACGGAAGTAATGGACCAGGCGACACTATTGTCTTATTTGTCACATTGTAGTACATCTACTGGACCCCACCCTGTAGAGGTCAAAGATGACTTGACAATGGAGAACTGTCGAATATCGGTTTCTCATGCGGTTGACCCGCTTCAACCACATGATGAAGAGTATAAAGTTGTAAAGCTTGTTCTTTCTAATATTGCGGAAATATGGCAGCCTATGTTAAAGCTCGGATGCACAAGTGAATTGCTTGCGGCTCTGAG GTGTTGGAAGGAAGAGCTAACAACCCATATTACGGATTCACGTCAATCCTCCTCTGTTTTAACGTTCACTTTACAATATCTTCATGTCGTGAAACTACTTTCCAAAGCATGGTGGCACGTTATGCGCCCGTCTGACGAGGCCGGTGAATTGGGATATATTTTACAAAAATTAGAGACAAAGCTCAGAGGTTTAAGATATCGGTTTATCGGGTTGAGTAAAGAAGATGAGTTGCACATTGAGGAGTTGACACTCGTCGTCAGTACACTCAGATTATCAACTTATGATCCCCGAATTCGTGAGCCTGCTCTGAAGAAACTGCTAAATTACAAAGAAGCATCAACGGAACCTTCTAGATTCTTAACCGAACTAAAGAATACACTGCAAAAAGACGAGAGTGACATATATCGTTTCCACAAACCACTCGAGTTATTCACGTTAAAGAAACTTGTATTATCTCGAGACTTGAGACACACGAGGGCGGAAGTGGAAATCCAGGACAATGATTGGCTAAAACCCTTTCCTTTTGTGGCGGGACTACCCGTTGGAATACCGTTGAATATAAAGCTACATAACACACCGCTTGAGAGTAAGTTGTGGTTGAAGATGTCATGTTCGAAAGACGCTGTTGATTATGTGTTCATTGATTTGAAACAGTTTGAAGGTAGTGATGAGATAAGAGAGTATAGATTTATAGCCCCTTTCTATAAGACCCCAAAAGTTAATTCTTTTATGTTATTGTTATGTATAGGCATGGAATGTGAGGATGTTACTTGTTGTAGAGGTCATGGCTGTGGTGGGCCAAATCATGAGCTTGTCTACCTTTGCAAGGAAAAACAAGTGTTCTTTTCTATGGTTAATAAATAG